The following nucleotide sequence is from Streptomyces bathyalis.
CTTCTCCGTCAACGGCAAGAGCGTCACGGTCGACGCCCCCGACGACATGCCCCTGCTGTGGGTGCTGCGCGACCTGCTCGGCGTGCGGGGCCCCAAGTACGGGTGCGGTATCGACGTCTGCAAGGCCTGCACCAGCCACCTCGACGGCCGGGCGATGAACCCCTGCGTCGTGCCGGTCTCCGATGCCGACGGCCGGAACGTCACGACGATCGAGGGCCTCGCCGACGGCGACAAGCTGCACCCGGTGCAGGAGGCGTGGCTGGACCAGGACGTCGCCCAGTGCGGCTACTGCCAGCCCGGCCAGATCATGGCCGCGGTCGCCCTGCTGCGCAGGACGAAGAACCCCTCGGACGAGGACATCGACGCGATCGCGAACGTGTGCCGCTGCGGCACCTACTTCCGCATCCGTGAGGCCATCAAGAAGGCGGCGTCGATGATGCAGTAGTCGGTCGCAGGGCGGGTAGGCACCGCAGTAGGCGGTCGCAGCGCGTGGACGTGCGCGGACGCCGGTGTGTGGGTGCCGTGACGGCAGTAACACGGTCGCGACGTCGCGGCGCTGAGGGAATGCGGGCACCGGATTTCCGACGGCTCCCTCTGGACATCCGCTCCTGCGGCCGTGACTGTTCTTCTCCTTGGACGAGAATCCTGCGACAAGACGCTGTATGCGCGTCGGATTGGGACCGATCCCGTGAGTGACACCGCACCCATGCCCAGGCAGCCGTACCAGGGCGGGCCGGGCGGGCCCCCTCCGGGCCCGGCCTACCGTCAGGGCGGCCCGCCCCCGGGCCCTGACTACGGCCCGCCCCAGGGCCCCGGCTACCAAGGCGGCCCGCCTCCGGGTCCGGGCTACCAGGGCGGTGGCCCGCCGCCTCCCGACTACGGATACAACGCGCCCCCGCCCCCGGCACCCCGCCGGGAACGGGAACGCCGTCCGCGGGGCGAAGGGGCACAGCGCGCCGCCCTGATCATCCACACGATCGCGGACATCGCCGCCGTGATCCTGGGCCTGTGGATCCTGCTCTACCTCCTGGAGGCGAACCAGTCGAACCCCTTCGTGGAGTTCGTGAAGGGCTCGGCCGACTGGCTGGCCGCCTGGGCCCAGGACATCTTCACGATGGAGAGCGAGGGCCTGCGGGTCTTCTTCAACTACGGCCTGCCCGCGCTGATCTACCTGCTCATCGGGCACGGCATCTCCGCACGGGTCCGCCGGCTCTGACGGGAGTCGCCGTCCCCGCGGAACTCCTCCACGGAGAAGAAGTGGCCGCGTAACGCGGACACCGGAACGGAACAGCCCGCGTCCTGAGGACGGCGGGCCGAGGTCCGCGGACCGCGCGATGCGAGTCCGCGGCCGACCACGGCGCGCGCCCCCTGCGCGGCGTCCCTCAGGGATGCCGGGCAGGGGGCGCTGCCGTGTGCGGCGGGTTGCACGGGCTGTGGATGCCCGAGCAGTGCGATGCCGCGTGCCGGGCGCGGTTCGGGCAGCGCCGGGCCATCGCGTACCCGGGGACGCCGACCGGCGGCGTCGTGTCCGCTGATCGCCCGGCCTTTCCGTGGCTGCCTGCCCCTCCAGGCCCGCGGGCCGCTGGGCGCCCCTCTCGCGCGACCCTCGCGGTCCCCGCCGGCAGCCCTTCCGAGCCGTGCTGCAGCGCTCCGGGCGGGAATGACACGGCGGTGGCGAGGGCACCCACACGGGGGCGGTCCTGCCCATCGGGCCAGGGTCGAGCGAGCCGCCCCATCCGGCCCCGCGACGACCAATGGACGGTAATGAACGGCCCAATTGCCGTTAAGGCAGCGGGAATTCAGAGTCCTCGGCATTCTTTTGTTACCGACTCATTACAGTCGCACTGCGTGACATTACCGCTTCGTAGAATTCGTTTATGCGCCTCTTACGCCGGAACGCGGATCCCATCGGCCCCCTCCTGGTCAGGACGCGACTTCCCATGCCCGTTGCCTTGTGCACGGATTACCCGACCCGTGAAGGAGATCCAGCCTGTTGCGGGTGGGCCGACGATGCACGCACAAGACGGAGACCTTCCTCCGGGGGCAGGATTCGGCAGTTCATACGCGTGCCCAATGGGCACGAAAATCCCTGCTGAGCCGCCGAAAAGACACGCACCGTCCACCACTGATTACAGGGCTCACCCGAACTCCATCGGCGCTGCACATCCGGAAGTGGAAGGGGCGCCCTGTCGGTGACGGTTAGCACCAAACCGGTATCAACCACCCGATGAAACGGGCATATCGGCGCACATCCTCGCCATCAAATTCCCCGCGTGAGCAGATGGAGATCACTCAGAGGCGAACAGCGGGCGGCCAGCACACAAAAGCGTCACAGCACTATTTGAACAATGGCGTGCACAGGTGACACTGTGAGTCGAAAGCCGTCTCGAGAGGTACCCCTATGGTGTCAGCCAAACGAGCCGTCGCCCGTGCCGTATACGGATCGCGTTACGACAGCA
It contains:
- a CDS encoding (2Fe-2S)-binding protein, giving the protein MPSHTFSVNGKSVTVDAPDDMPLLWVLRDLLGVRGPKYGCGIDVCKACTSHLDGRAMNPCVVPVSDADGRNVTTIEGLADGDKLHPVQEAWLDQDVAQCGYCQPGQIMAAVALLRRTKNPSDEDIDAIANVCRCGTYFRIREAIKKAASMMQ